Part of the Numenius arquata chromosome 5, bNumArq3.hap1.1, whole genome shotgun sequence genome is shown below.
TTCTTTTCTGGGGTGGAAGGGGTTTAATTTAAgttttttagcttgtttttttcagtatatggTGAGAAGGAGGAGTAGTTTCTCTAAATTCAACTGGCTTCAGAGTTCTCCATATAATTTGTTTAGCTTGAGTGtactgtgtgtctgtgtctgtatcctgcagagcagggaaggTGGTAGTTCTTGCTGTGCCTTGAAGTTGTCCTGTCCTGCACTGAGGCTGGTGCACTGCTTTGCTTTAATTCTTAATGCTGTTCGTTTGTTTTCAGACTTCCCTAATACTCAGCTGGACTGGGATTATTTTACGTAGACAGAGAAATAGCTGGTGACAAGTGGCACCAGTGATGAACTAAGGGAATCACTGATTAATTTTCCTTTGGCTTAAATGGTAACTCAGTGGGTAGGTGGAACATAGCATTTAAGGCTCTGCTTGTTTGATAGTGCTTCCCTGCTGGTGTGAGCTTGCTTTGAAGCCAATTTTATATAAACATCACCAAACCCTTTTGCTGTAGTTCTGCTGTGCTGATACTTCAAGATAGGTTAATGATACCATTGACTTAGTTTTAGACGGTAAGAGGGACTGTGTTTTAtaccatttcctttctctctgcaggaGTTGATTGTCTTTGAAAGTTTGCAGTAACAGTCTTTTACTGTAATGATATACCTTCTGCTTAAGAAGGAGTCATGTAATGAAGTTTGGTATTGTTTTACCCATAAGCATTTGATTCGTATGATCTGTAGGAGGCCAGGGGAGATTTGACATGCCATGTGTCTGgagacacaagaaaaaaaaggaacctcTTCTTTTAGATGAAGTTTTGATATTCCTTCTCTGTATAAAATGAAGTATGTTTAAGATATTTTCAGTGCTTAACAGATAGATAATTCAGTAATCTGGGATCACGTGCTCACCTCTGGTGTTTGGCTTTTTGGGAATGTAGCAGTCTGTGACTAATTAGGGCTGCTCAAACAAGTGTGTTCAGGTGGGGGAATGCTGTCAAATGAAGACTACAGTTCCCGCTGGCAGCCTTTGTCTTGTCCTTGCAGTGACGTTATTGCCTTTGAGAAGGCCTACTGTGAATACAGGTTGAATCGTATTGAAAATGCTCTCAAGACCATACAGAGTGCCAGTCAGCAGACGGACAAACTGAAGGAGCTTTATGGACAAGTGGTAATTACAagcttttcttccagtttcatgTGTTGGATGCCTTGTCCCTCTTCTAATGTGGGGCAAATATGGGGAGAgaatttccttctctgtcttgAAGGTAAGGAGAGGTACATTTCCCAATTACTCCAACTTTTGTGGAGCTTCAGTCACCTGTTGCTGGAGGCAGAGTCATCATCTTATTGCCACTGAACCAAAGCAATATGTTTGTGACTCCCTCTCCCAAAATGGGTCTGGCCTGATAGTAGCTATCCGGCTGAGGGAATGGAGGGTGGAAGAGAGCTGGTGAGATTTGTGGTTGAGCCATCTGCTTGCGTTACGTACCTGTCCAGGAATGGTTTGCAGGACCTgacatctgtcctggtttgagatagaacaaaaccaattttcttttcagtaattttacttttcacttaaGTCTCTTCTGTATGCTGAAATTAATGGTGTGTTTTTCAGATGTTATTGCTACTAGAATAAGAAGTGAAAAGttttgttctatctcaaaccaggacacatctCAGACAttagaaatgaagcagaaaaaaagtggtGTTTCTTCTCTGGTTTCTCCCTGGTAGGTGAGAAGAGTTTTGTGAAGAATTGGCTGTCTTCTCTCAGCTGCATGAAAGACCATTAATTTAATCTCTCTCATAGAGGGATGATCTAATCTGGAAAAAGGCTGTTTGAGGGCAAAACTGTGTaaactgctgcttttaaagaAGCTTTTTTAGGAGTAAGAACTATGCCATTTGTGTGCAGGTAGCTGGTGTCATTGCTTCAGTCCTTGCAAAAGTAATCTATAGAGTTTGCCCTTAGAGGTAGATGCAAATGTTAATGTTCAGCTTAAAACGTATGGTGCACTGCTGCTGCCAGtccatggggagggagggaggaggctgtAGTTAGTAGCATACACAGGGAAATACTGTTCTGAAGGCTAAACCCTTCCCCTTCTCAGTTGTACAGGTTGGAGCGTTATGATGATTGTCTGGCTGCATACAGGGATCTCATCCGTAACTCCCAGGATGAGtatgaggaagagagaaaaaccaaCCTCTCTGCTGTTGTGGCAGCACAAAGCACATGGGAAAAGGTGATGCCGGTAagtaagtgtgtgtatgtgtgtgtgtgtaagagtgACAGCCAAGGAATAAAGGATATGGAATTGTAGATCTTTAACAGGATAGAAATGTTTTCCTGTCTCTCAATGACTTCTGAGTGTATTGAATATCACCTAGTGGTTTCCCCTGTATGGAGGAATAAATGCTGTTGTTGTTGTGAGGGATGAAAAGTTATAGTTCATCTTTGATCTCTGGGAGATGTCACAGAGCAGGAAGTACATCTCTCTTAGCCTGCATTAGGCAGAACACCTGTGGCGACCAGCACTTTCCTCTGTCTCACTACCCTCTTGCCCAGGGTAAAGCTAACTGCCTGGGTCACCCAGCCATGCTTCGGAATGTTTTTGTTAATAAGCAGTGCAGATTGTAATGTTCtaattttttcagaaatctttttccTTGGCGGTGTGCACAGCACGCTCAGCTTTCTGTGCAGCGTTGTGGATCCACTTTCTAGCTCTCTAGAGCAGCCGTTCTTACCTGTCCTCTTTCAGCAACTTAAGTATTCCCCAAGTTCAGGCTCAAGTTTTGTTGCTGCCTTGTCAATTGCCTCTGATTTTGTTGTGCAATGTGAGGGGAAGATCCTTTGCACTGTGACTTGTTTGCCAGGTGTGTGTGCCCTTTTAAAATTGTGTCTaaagttattttgaaaggaaTAGTTTGAATGTACGTGAAAGCTGTAGTTTGTATCCATTACCTGTCAAGTCTGTATAGATCAGTTGGTGCTTATGCAGTGTTACATTTGCTTTTCATGCTAGGAGGATTTGGGCCTTCGAGAAGCTACCTACGAGCTGTGTTATAACAGTGCATGTGCATTGATTGGGCAAGGAAAGCTGAATGAAGCAATGAAGAAACTGCAGAAAGCAGAAGGTAAAAACATGGTGAGGCGAGAGGGAAGCTTTTGTGATAGAAGTAATTACTTGCTCTCTGTAGAAACACTTAGAGAGAAAGtggttttgaaaatttaaaaactgaCCAACAGCAGGATTTGTTGTGTAAGTTTCCAGTTGATTCCTGACAGAACTGGTGATTTTGTAAAAGTGTTCCTCTGCAGCTCTTTTCCAGAGCCATGTGGCATGTACCATCTCCTGGCTCTCTTACAGCCCCCTGATTGGTTTTCAATGCCTTTGAGTAGTTTTTTGAAGTAGGAAGTGGACGTGAAACATCTCATGCTTATGAGATTAAATTCATCTCTTCTAACTCCTGGTTTTGTtggcatatgtatatatattaacatatgtaaaaactataaaaaaaaataattcttcatggTCTGAATGGGGTATGAAATTAGTATAAGGCAATAAATGAGCTTTTTCTGTGAAGAGGATTATTTTTCTATTGGGTGGAAGGGGATTTtatgtgtggtttttgtttttttttaaaaaaacccaacaaactggGGGAGGAGAGTTAGGAAGAATTAGTTTCTTTCTGATCTAAATGCTCTTGCAGATAAATAGGTCAGTGCTGTCCTTATTTTGATGATAGAATAGCGGCTGTCCCATACAACTGATTTATTGAGCATGTGTAATTTGAACCTGTGTGCTGTGATAGCAGTCCTTTGGAGAGCAAAACAAGTGATGTTTTGGTGAGGTGTATGAGAAAGTTAAGAAGTGACTAGTATCTGTACTGAGAAGTGATGGAGTTGTTGCCCCATAAAGGCTGGTGTAATCTGAATATTGCAGGTTTGCATCACTTAACTCCTGAGATGGTGAGCAGTTGCAGCTGAGTGATTCCTGTGGAGAAGATCAGGAGCTAGGTTTAAGGAAATTTGTTCGGGAGAGAAAATGAGCATGTGACTCTGCTCTCAGAAGGCAGCTTTGTTGGGGACAGCATTTGCTGTGCATTTGATATTTCTTCTGCATCATCTAGTCTTCTCCCTCATGCTCAGTCCCATCTATCATCAGGCTTGTAGTCTGATGTGCCCTTGTCATGCTGCAGAAGTTTCAGGGATACATGAAAAGAGTGTATGTTCTGCCATGCTTCATCTTACCCCTTAAGCCTTCTAAATGGTGTTCTtcaatttgtttttccttctagaGCTGTGCCGCCAATCGCTATCAGAAGACTCTGTAAGTTCTTGGTGGTGTTCTGGAAAGCATTTGCTTTACACTAGCATGAACAAGGGTGTGACCATAAAGTGTACTGCAGATGGCCAGAGCCACTGCAGGCTGTTTGCTGCCGTGCTCCTTGCACAGTTGCCTATGCCGGTGCAGACAGGATGGGTACAGGTTGTTTGAAACCTCCCTGTGACCCACCCCTACTATGGGTGAACACTCTGAGAGGATAGTGGGAAACATAGGAAATTTGTAATTGCTGTTGTTGGCTcaagcagaggggcagagtcagCACAGGAGTTATGGGTATCTTCAGACTCTTGCAAGAGCAGGTGaagctttcttttcttgtgttttaaccCAGATATGCTTGTGTTTGTCCCATGGCTACAACCTTCAGCTGTAGTGGCTGGGGTACTTTGCTGCTAGTACTGCCCAAGACGGCTCATAGACATTTGCCAGCAGAATGCTGAAGCCAGGGGAAGAGAGGTGAGatggcagctttttttctttttgccttgatTTTCCTTCAGGATGTGACAGAGGAAGACATTGAGGCTGAACTGGCCATTATTCACGGTCAGATGGCTTATATCATGCAACTGCAGGGTCGTACAGAGGACGCTCTACAACTCTACAATCAAATAATCAAGTTGAAGTAAGGgcttttctgaaacaaatgcTCAGTCTTCCATCTGTAGAGAGACTACTGTTTAATAACAACATGCTTTCTGCTTGTCTTATCTGCAGGCCAACAGACGTAGGACTGCTTGCTGTCATTGCAAATAACATCATCACAATTAACAAGGTATAGAATTACCCTGCTGCTTTCAATGTGGGCCTTCCTGGTGGTTACTCAGCCCGCTTCTCTGCTTCTGTCAAGAGAAGGGGGCTAATCGGGAAAGACTTTTTCCTAAAAAGTAGTTAAATCACAGACCCATAGACCTCTTCTTCCTCAAGGAACGTAGTGAAACCTTCTCATGTTGTGTGATTTCCCCAGGACCAAAATGTCTTTGACTCAAAGAAAAAGGTGAAGCTGACCAATGCAGAAGGCGTTGAGCATAAACTCTCAAAGAAACAGCTCCAGGCGATTGAATTCAACAAAGCTTTGCTGGCAATGTACACTAACCAGGTAGGGAAAACTGAGCTGCAGTAGGAATTTGACTAGGCAAAAATGTGTATGCATCTGTTCTGTATCAGAAGATAAGACCACTTGGTTTAGGCACagaagtgaggagaaaaaaaaaatcatcccaaaAAGAAGGCAGCTAGTTGTGTAGTGACTTGGGTGTTGGTGTAGGGAGGATGATGTGGAGATGAACAGGAGACAGAAGGGGTTTGTGGGATTCTTGGATACATCTAAAGTGCTACTAAGGGTACTTGTTCTCGCTTCTGTATACCCATTTCAGGGAAGCCATCACTAGCATCTCTCCTTAGATACAACTGGTATGTTAGCCTTGCGTTAGGTGCTTGCAGAGGTTGAGAAAATTGTATTCTCTCTTCCCATTCCTCAGGCAGATCAGTGCCGCAAGCTGTCAGCAAGCCTGCAGTCACAGAGCCCTGAGCATCTGCTCCCTGTGCTTATCCAGGCAGCCCAACTGTGTCGTGAGAAGCAGCATTCAAAGGCTGTAGGGCTTCTGCAGGTAGGTTAAGAGAAAATACTCCTTTGGCCAAGCTCCGTTTAAACTTGTGCTTTGTGTTCTCGTGTGCTGTTTCCCTTAGCCTGTTTTGTCTGGTTTAAATTTCCAGGGGTATCTGACTGTGCTTATTTTGCTTTGGTGTAATGCTGCTGGAAGGCATTTACATCCAACTGAACGATGCCGCTTTTAAAGGGAAATAGTTCCCATGCACCTCTGATTTTTATGCTTAGGAAGCTGTAGTAGACGACTTCTAGGGTAAGCAGTGGGCTCTGATGCTCTGCTTGCCAGCAGTTTGCAACAGCTTCCTTTTGGGAGGGAGTGAGTGGCCTGGGACAGAAATCGGAGAGGACGATGGGCCACTGGCATGGTTTGGGGCCCTTCCCTGCTATGTGCTGAAGCCTGCCTGTGCTGGAAAGCTTCCTTTGGCTCTTGCCAGCTTGCTGTGACTGAGCATGAGCAATGATTcaccagagcagcagcctggTGCCCACACACATGTTGAATTGTTCTTTCATCTGCCTCTCAGGACTTTGCAGACCAGCACCCTGCCAGTGCAGCTGAGATCAAGCTGACGATGGCCCAGCTAAAAATTGCTCAAGGTATCCAGTGTCCTCCTTTGTTGGGAAGTGTCTGCATGTGATAATGGTACAAGCGGTGAGAAAAACAGGATTTAGGGCAATCTTTGCTGCAGTCATTGTTAACAGGGGTGCAGAGCAGACATCCTAGAGATTCTTTCAGTTGAGTATTCTATATATATGGCTATGGCAGGATAGAGCTCATAGCTTAATGTCTGGATGTCCAGGCTCCATGGATCCCTGGCAGAGAGGCCCACAGTCTTTGTGAATAATAACGCTGAATCTGTTTTGGGGCAGGAGGGTCTTGGAAGCAGTGTGGAGCTCCCTGGTGGTACCATTCCTGTATACAGTCGGGCAGCACAGAGTTGCGCCTAGAAGAGAAGACTCTGCTTGCAAAACTTGCTCCTGAACCATTGCAGGATGTGGCAAGGGCAGGAAGGTCCTTTGTGTGGAGGCCTGGAAATGGGAGAGATACTCTGAGAATGGGATTGTTATGTCCCTGTTGTTTACCTTTAGCTGGAATGTCACTGGCAGGGTGAAGTGTTCCTGTGCCATTCAGAGCATGTTCCTTCCTGTCTCTCTTCTAGGCAGTGTTACCAAAGCCTGCATGATCCTGAGGAGCATAGAAGAACTTCAGCACAAGCCTGGTATGGTAAGCAAAACTCAGTCTGAACTGTGTGAGGTTTTTCCCTTGTAGCAGAACTTTATATTGCCTGCTTGCTGTTGGCCTCTTCCCTGTGGCTTTCACTTGACCTGAGTGTCTGCAGGGAATTTGAGCCCATCTTCCTTGTCTTGGACAAAGGTGGGATTACTACTTGCATCAGGTGGCCTGAACTTAGCCACAGAAGTACTGTGCCTGTCAGCAGAGATGCTCTGTGCCTATGTTCCCACTCTCTCGTGATCCCTCAGACCTATGTGTTGCCTGATTTACTTGCATAACATGACTGGAACAGCTGCTTCCCTGGTATGTACTGTTAGGAAATTTTTGAAGCAGCTTTAGGACAACAGGCGTTAGGGAGATAGTGCTATATGTTCAATCCTCACAGCATCACCCTGGTCTGCATGCGTGTCAACCTCTGGTATTCGGAAGAGCTTGATGACCTTGAAAATGCTCAAGTGTAGAGCGTAAGCGTCTTGAGCAGGGGCTGACTATTGTAGGTCTGTTCAGTTGCAAGTGTGAATGATCAAAGTCATTTATGGGGGCAGTCAGCAATACCAGCTCCTTGCCCTGGGTCACCTCTGGTTTGTTACTGGGGTGTCGATAAGAAGACGATGACTTTATCATCTCTTCagtgctgatttcttttttcatggcTCTTGGGATAGagaatgggggggagggggagaataAAAGGGTTTCTAATGAAACTGTAACAAGTGGCAAGCAAAGTTTTAAAAAGGTTCTTTTTGTGAATGCAGTCTTAAGCTTGTATCACAGGAGATTGCTGGGGACATTTCTTTGTGAGGGACCTGGGTAGGAAGGTCTTGCCGGGGTATCCTGCCTGTTATCACAACTAGTTTTTAGGGACAGAACAGAAAGCTCATATTGagtctgcttttctgaaattCCATCATTTAATTGCTGACTCTCTGGCTATAGACAGCTTGTGTGAAGGTGTGCTATAAGCTGCTCTTGAATGTTTGCAGGTGTCTGCGTTGGTGACAATGTACAGTCATGAAGAGGACATTGACAGTGCAATTGAGGTCTTCACACAGGCTATCCAGTGGTATCAGCAATTCCAGGCAAGTCAGACCAGAGGAGCTAATGCAGCAAGGATTTGTTTCAAGTCTTTTCTAGCTAGCCAACTCAGCTTCTCCTGTTGatgcacagccccagcagcttgTCCACTTGGGGTTTTGGAGACCTGTGAGCTCATTTTGTGAGCGTTTGTTTTATCACTGTTTCATTATTTTAGATGTGTTGAAAacagggagcagcagctcctctcagGAG
Proteins encoded:
- the SRP72 gene encoding signal recognition particle subunit SRP72 isoform X1: MAAAAGGGGGAGSVAALWSEVNRCGQNGDFARALKSVNKILQISKDDVTALQCKVVCLIQNGNFKEALSVINTHTKVLTSDVIAFEKAYCEYRLNRIENALKTIQSASQQTDKLKELYGQVLYRLERYDDCLAAYRDLIRNSQDEYEEERKTNLSAVVAAQSTWEKVMPEDLGLREATYELCYNSACALIGQGKLNEAMKKLQKAEELCRQSLSEDSDVTEEDIEAELAIIHGQMAYIMQLQGRTEDALQLYNQIIKLKPTDVGLLAVIANNIITINKDQNVFDSKKKVKLTNAEGVEHKLSKKQLQAIEFNKALLAMYTNQADQCRKLSASLQSQSPEHLLPVLIQAAQLCREKQHSKAVGLLQDFADQHPASAAEIKLTMAQLKIAQGSVTKACMILRSIEELQHKPGMVSALVTMYSHEEDIDSAIEVFTQAIQWYQQFQPKSPVHLSLIREAANFKLKHGRKKEAISDLEELWKQNPKDVHTLAQLISAYSLVDPEKAKVLSKHLPSSDTMSLKVDVDALENSHGATYVRKKAGKLAGDSQQKEQGQGDVKKKKKKKKGKLPKNYDPKVTPDPERWLPMRERSYYRGRKKGKKKDQVGKGTQGSTTAGSSELDASRTASSPPTSPRPGSAAAVSATSNVIPPRHQKPAGAPATKKKQQQKKKKGAKGGW